The DNA sequence CAACGACCGCAACCTGAATCGCACGGACCAGTCCCTCACCACACAAGGCGCCGGGGTGGCCTACCGCGAGGAGTTCAACACCTGGAAGGAATTCTGGAAAGGGGTGGGCGGCCTCTTCAGCAGGAAGAAGAAGTAGCCGCGCACGGCCCCCGATGGCTCACTCCCGGCCCAGCTTCAAGTCGTGCCCCAGCTTGTCCTTCTTGGTGCGGAGGTAGCCGCTGTTGTGCGGGTTGGACGGTACTTCGATGGGCACGTTCTCCACGATCTCCAGCCCGTAGCCCACCAGGCCGGTGCGCTTGCGGGGGTTGTTGGTCATGAGCCGCATCTTGCGAACGCCCAGGTCGTGCAGGATCTGGGCCCCCACGCCATAGTCGCGCGCGTCCATGTCGAAGCCCAGCATCAGGTTGGCTTCCACCGTGTCGGCGCCCTGTTCCTGCAGCTTGTAGGCCTTCAGCTTGTTGAGCAGGCCGATGCCACGCCCTTCCTGCTGCATGTACACGATCACACCACGGCCTTCGCGCTCCACCATCTCCATGGCGCGGTGCAGTTGCGGGCCGCAATCGCAGCGGCAACTGCCGAAGATGTCGCCCGTGACGCAACTGCTGTGCACGCGCACCAGCACCGGCTCCTGCGGCTCCCAGCGTCCTTTCACCAACGCCAGGTGTTCCTCGCCGGTGGTGGTCTGTCGGTAGGCCACAAGCTCGAAATCGCCGTGGACCGTGGGCAGTTGCACATCCACCTGGCGTTCCACGATGCGCTCGGTGCGCATGCGGTAGGCCACCAGTTCCTCGATGCTGATGAGTTTCAGCCCGAACTTCTTCGCGATCTCGCGGAGCTGTGGCAGGCGGGCCATGGTGCCATCCTCGTTGAGGATCTCCACAATGAGGCCGGCCGGCTCGAAGCCCGCCAGCCGCGCCAGGTCCACGGCGGCTTCGGTGTGGCCCGTGCGACGCAACACGCCGCCCTGCTTCGCCTTGAGGGGAAAGATGTGCCCTGGGCGCAGCAGGTCGCCGGGGGTGCATGACGGGTCGATCAGCGCGAGCATGGTCTGGCTGCGGTCGCTGGCGCTGATGCCGGTGGTGGTGCCGCGGCCACGCACGTCCACACTCACCGTGAAAGGGGTCTCGTGGAGCGCGGTGTTGTCGCGCACCATCAGGTCCAGTCCCAGTTCCTCGCAGCGCTCCTCGGTAAGCGGGGCGCAGATGAGGCCGCGCCCGTGCATGGCCATGAAGTTGATCACCTCGGGCGAGGCGTTGCGGGCGGCGGTCACGAAGTCGCCTTCGTTCTCACGGTCCTCATCATCCACCACGATCACCACCTTGCCACGCCGGATGTCCTCGATGGCGTCCTCGATGGGGTCGAAAAGGCTGCTGCTCATGGGCGGGGGAATGCGGGGGCAAAGGTAGCGGGGGCGTGTGGCCCTTGGACCCTGCCACGCATGCCCCAAGGCTCAGGCGGGCATGGCGCGGCCGGTGCGCACGATGGTGTCCAGGGCTTCAGCGGCGCGGTCCCAATCGAAGCGTTCGCGCACGAACAGGAATCCGTTGTTGGCCAGACGTCCGCGTTCCGCGTCGTCGTCGAGCAGGCGCAGGATGTGCTCGGCGTAGTCCTCGGGCTTCTCGCCGATGAGGATGGAGTGGCCGGGATCGGCGCCCACGGCGTTGTTGGCCAGGGCGCTGGTGATGCAGGGTATGCGCATGGCCATGGCCTCCAGCAGTTTGTTCTGCAGGCCGGTGCCGATCTGCATGGGTGCCACAAAGATGCGCGCGGCGGCGTAGCTGCTGCGGATGTCGCGCACCCAGCCGGTGACCTCGATGAGGGGATCGGTGCGGGCCAGGTCGCGCACCGCCGGGCTGGGGTCCACGCCGCTGATGAGCAAGCTGGTCCCCGGCCGCCTGGCGCGCACCAAAGGCAGCACCCGGCGTACGAGATACAGCACACTGTCGATGTTGGGCGGGTAGTTCATGTTGCCCGTGAACAGCAGGTCATAGTGCGGATCCAGCCGCTGGGGGCTGAAGTGCTCGGTGTCCACACCGTTGGGCACCACCACCATGCGATCGCGCCAGGGGTGGTAGATGTAGTCACGGTCCTGTGCGCTGATGATCACCGTGTGGTCGAACAGGTCGAACATGAGGTTCTCGTAGCGGATCAGGCGGCGTGTCTCCAGCCGGAAGATGGGACGCAGATACCAGGGGGCGGTCTCCGTGCGGCGTTCCATGCCCTTGCTCAGGGTGTCCATGTAGTCGAGCGTCTTGGGCAGCTCGTGCCTGTGGCGCACGTATTCCGTGGTACGTACCAGCTGGCACAGCACATGGTCCGGCTTGAAGGCCGCGATGGCCTTGTCGATGCGGCGTTGCGCGTGCTTGTGGTGGAAGTAGACCACCTGGACAGGCAGCCTGGAGAAAACCGCGGTGAGGAGTTTCAACAGGATGCGCCACCGGCGGATGTGCACCACTTCGATGTGTGCGCATACGCGGCGCAGGTGATCCAGGTGCTCGGGGGCGGTGGGGGTATCGCTGAGACAGAAGAGGTAGACCTCGTGCTTGCGGGCCAGGCGGGTCACCAGGTGGTAGGCGCGGAGCTTGTCGCCCTTTTCCAATGGCCAGGGCACGCGCGAAAGGAGCACCAGCAGCCTCATGCCTTCAGCAGCCGCTTGTAGAAGGCCACCAGGTCGGCCACGATGCTCCCGTCGCTGTATCGCTTCTCCACCAGCTTGCGCGCTTCCATGCCCAGGCGGTGCGCCAGCGCCGGGTCGTCCATCAGGGCGACCATGTGCTGCGTGAACTCCTGCGCGTTGCGACCGATGAGGATGTCACGTCCTTCGGTGTGTGCGATGCCTTCGGCGCCGATGGGGGTGGAGATGATGGCCTTGCCCAGCGCCATGCCTTCAATGATCTTCACCCGCATGCCGCCTGCGCTGAAGAGCGGTACCACCATCACCTGCCGCGCCTGCATGTAAGTGAGGGCGTTCTTCACCCGGCCTTTCACCTGCACGCCGTCCAGTTCCAGTTCCATCAGGTCCTTGGGCATCTTGTTGCCAGCCAGGTGCAGCCGCGCGTCGGGTCGCTTCTTCACCACTTTGGGCCACACGCTTTCCAGCAACCAGCGCACGCCCTCCTCGTTCGGCAACCAATCCATGCTGCCCAGGTGGAAGAACACCGGCCTGCCGCCGGAAGGCCGTGGATCAACGGGGTATTCGTCCGGGTCCACGCCGAATGGGATGCTGGCGATGGGGGTCTTTGTCCCGTGTTCCTTGAAGTGTTCGGCGTCCGTGGGGCTTATCGCGGCCACACCATCCAGCCTGTCCAGCACGGCCATTTCGTACTGCTCCAGTTGCTTGGCCAGGAAACGCCTGTAGGGCCGCTTGAGGAAATTCCGTTCGCCCGTGGCGATGCGGTCCTGGATCACATGTTCCAGGTTGTGCGAACGCAGCACCACGCGTGCCTTGGAGTAGCGCCGGATGGTGGGGATGTAAGGCGTCATGAACAGGCTCTCCAACTGCACGATGTCGAAGGTCTCCTCGCTCAGCAGGCGGATCAGCCGGATGTCCATGTCAGGCGAGAAGAACCGGCTGATATTGTAGTTGTCCGCGGTGATCAGGTCGGTGAAGGCGTCCACCACGTTCACGCGGGTATCCACATAAACGGCCTCCATCCTGGTCTGCCGGGCCATCTCACGGGGCACCTCCGAGGGTTGGAACCCCTGTTTGGGCGTGCTGATGCACAGCACCTTCACCTGGTGCCCCGCTGCGACCAGGCCGCGCATGAGGTTGTGCATGGCCTTGCTTCCCCCGTCGATGGGTGGCCAGGGGGGCTTATTGCACAGCTGGAGAATGCGCATCGCGGCGGCGGAAAATGGAGCGTAAACGGTACCAAGCGCGATGATACGCATCGGCATCCAGCAGGGGACTGTCGGTGGCGGCCTTCCACACCAGGAACAGGCCGATGGGCAGCAGCGCCAGCGTGCCGATCCACATGCCTGGCCAGGCGGAAAGCTCGCCGGCCACCACAAGCTTCTCGGTGCTGAAGGAGATGATGTGGAAGGTGAGGAAGAAGAAGATGGCGAAGACCACAGGAAGGCCCATGCCACCCTTGCGAATGATGGCCCCCAGCGGCGCGCCGATGAGGAAGAACACCAGGCAGGCGAATGCGAGCATGGGCTTGCGGTGTGCCTCCACCTGGAAGCGGGCCAGTTGCTCGCGCCGGGCACGCCGTTCCTCCATCCCGCGGTCGATGAAGTTGAGGTGGTTGCGCACCATGTTCATGGCCACTTCGTAGAGCCCGGACTGCTCGGCGTGTGACAATCCGCCAAGGAATGGCGCCGCCGGAATGGCCGCCGCCTCCGTGTTCAGGCGCTGCGTTTCGCGTGTGGAGAACAGGCTGTTGCGCAGGTGCATGGCATGCTCCGCCTCGCGTTCGGCGAGTTTTTCCCGCAGGCTGTCCTCCGCCTGCCGCAGCTGGCCCAGCGTGAGCATCTTGTAGTGGTCCTTGAAGAGGTCCTCATCGGTGCGGTCCAATCCCAGGCCGGTGAGGTCCAGCCGCAATTCATCCTGCCTGAAGGTGCCGCGCAGCATGGGGTGGCCCGTCCTGCCTTTGTTCCCACTGCCGCCGGCGTTGTGCTCGTCGTAGAAATGGCCGTCGTGCAGGGTGAGCACGAGGAAGTGGCCGTCGGTACTGCGGCGCATGGTGCCGGTGCGGGCACGCACCACGGTGCGGTTGCCTTGAAAGGCCTCGCGGTGGTCGTAGATGAGCACATCGTGCAGCAGCCCGGTATCCTCGTCCTTGTCCATCACGCGGATGCGGAAACCGTCAATGCCCTCGTAGAAGATGCCGGGCCGCAGGTTCAGCGCGGGTTTCTTGCGTGTCACGTCCCACAGCAGCGATTGGAACTTCAGGTTGGCGATGGGCAGCAGGTTGTTGCTGAAGTAGAAGGAGGCACCGGCCAGCACGAGGGCCGATATCGCCAGGGGCAGCAGGATCCGGCCCAGGCCGAGTCCCGCGGAACGCATGGGCACCAGTTCGCTGTTCTCGCCCAGCCCGCCCATGGTCATGATGCTGCTGAGCAGCACGGCCAATGGCAGGGCCAGGGGCACGAAGCTGGCGGTGGCGTAGGTGAGAAGTTCCACCAGCACGTGCCACTCCAGACCCTTGCCCATGAGGTCGTCCACGTACTTCCACAGGAACTGCATCACCAGAATGAAGAGCACGATGATGAAAGTGATCACCAGGGGCCCGACAAAGGCCCGTACGATCATGCGGTGCAGCCGTTTCATCACGGCGTCAACGTGGGTGTGGGCCCCGTGGTATATGGGGCATCAGGCGCCCAGCACGCGCAACAGCGACGCGATCTGGCTGTTCCACAGGTTGCGCGTATCCTCCACTTCATGGGGCCAGGCGTGGTCCGTCACGATCAGTGCCACCTCGTTGGTCATGGGGTCCACCTTCACGCGGAACTCGAAGAAGGCCTCGGCGTCATCGTCGTCGTTGCGGCGGAAACGTATCACCTCGCCCAACCGCCGGCCGATCAGGGTGGTCACCTCCTCCTCACCGTCCCAGAGGAAGGTGTACTCCTCGCCACGCACGTTCACATCGTTGCAGTACCATTCGCTGAAGCCACTCGGGGTGCTGATCAATTCGTAAAGCACGTTGGGCGACCCGCGCACCTGGAATTCCAGTTGGACGCGCTCCTTCATGGGGCGTTTCGCGACAGCCGCCAACGGACGCGGTTTGGGTGCGGCAGGCTTGGCCGCTGTGGAAGCCGAAGGAGTGGCCCTGGCCTGTGCATTGGGTGCAATGGCGGGTTTGGCCGGGGCCTTTGATGTCTTGGGTGCGGGGAGCGTGGCCGGATCCCCTTTGGTGGTCTTCGGGGGCGTGGCCTTCACCTCTGCCTTGGCCAAGGTCGGTTTGGCTTTGCCCGCGGTTCCTGCTGCTGTTCGGGCAGGCTTCTTCGAAGTAGCGGGTTTCGCCTTGGTGGCCTGGGTCACCGGCCGTGGCTTCACCACCGCTTTTTTCACCACAGGCTTCTTCGCCAGAGGCCGTTTGGCGGCCCCTCGCTTGGCAGGCTTCGCGGATCTCTTCGCAGTGGCAGGTTGGCGCGCTGGGGCCTTCTTCACCGGTCGCTGCGCTACTTTCTTTTTCTCGGCGGGCTTCTTGGCGGTCTTCGCTGGCTTCGTTGCGGTCCTGGCCTTCTTGTTCGGTGTGGTCCGTGCGGACTTCACCACGGGTTTCTTCCGCGCGCTCTTGGGCGGAGCGGGTCTGGCCTTGCGCTTGGCAGCGGCGGTGCGGGCGGGCGTCTTCTTGGCCATTCGTGTGGGTCCGTGCTCGGCGATGTACGATCGCGGCTAAGGTAGCGAGATCGTCCACCCGCGCAAGCCCGTCTGTTTCGCCCGACTCCGTAGCGGTTGCAACGGCTGTCTATATTTGCCGCCCCTTGCCCGAAAGGGTGGGTGATCGGCGCGGTAGCTCAGCTGGTTAGAGCGCAGGATTCATAATCCTGAGGTCGAGAGTTCAAGTCTCTCCCGCGCTACGGAAAGGCCATCCATCGCAAGGTGGGTGGCCTCGTCATTTCAGCCCACCAAGGCAGCCGCCTTGCGTGCCACCCGTATGCCAATGGCCACGCCCATGCCGCTGAGGCCGGCGGCCACCACCATGCGTTCGCCGAGGCGCTCCACCAAGGGTTGCTTGCCCTTGCTGCGGAAGCCCATCACCCCGCTCCAGCGATGCGCGATGTGGTGGGGGATGTCGGGCAGAATAGTGCTTCGAAGCAGTTCTTCCAAGTGTTCCTGGATCAGGGGGGTCACACCCTCGTCGGTGGTCCGTTCACCTTCGGGGTCCAGGTTCCTGCCGCCACCCAGCAGCACACCGCCCTGGTATTCGCGGAAATAGATGTAGCCTTCGTCCATGTGGTAGGTGCCGCTCAAGGAGAGGCCGGGCACGTTACCGGTGAGCAGCACTTGTCCGCGTGCGGGCAGCACATCGATGCCGGGCAACAGGCTGGTGGAGTAACCGTTGGTGGCCACCACCACGCGGGCAGCGCGCATGCTGCTCCCGTCCTGGAGTTGGACCACCACATGGGCGCTGTTCTCCTCCATCCCGGTCACGGTTGAGCCTCCCCGGAAGAGCACTCCCTCCGCAGTGGTCTTTCTCAGGAGTGTGCGCATCAGCATGCCGCTGTCCAAAGGACCTTCAAGATCGGTTGTAGCAAGATGCTTCACATGATTGAAGCCCAGTGATTTGATGGAAGTGTCATTCCAGCGAAATGGGGTGGATCCCAGGATGGGTGACAGGGCTTTGTTCAGGCCATCGAACCCCTGTGCCACGTGGGTGTACAGGGGGTCATTCGCCATGAATAGTTCATGCCCGCCCGAGGCCTCGAAGCCGATGTTGCCATCCCCGAGTTCGGCACGCAGTTCCAGCAGTCCCCTCCAGCGTTCATCCACCCGGGCCAAGGCCGCTGCTTCGCCTTCCGCGGCGATGTCGGCAAGCAATTCGCTGGGGCTGCCGAAGCAGGCGAAGCCCGCATTGCGCACGCTGGCACCCGCCGGGAAGGCACCTTTATCCAAGACCACCACATGATCACCGGGTCGCGCGCGTTGATGGAAGAGGGCCGTGAAAAGGCCCACCAGGCCACCACCCACCACCACCAGATCGGCGTCGCGATGGAATCCTGTACGCTCCCAGATGCTCCACATGGGTCTGTGCGATCGGTGCTCCGCCAAGCCGGACGCCGCGCCCAAAGATGTCTTAATTTGCGGCGTTCTATGGACCACCTGCAGGTTAAGGGACCAAGTCCTGTCGTCGCACCCCGTTCCAACAGGAGCGCGCGCCTCATCGCCCTGTTGTTCCCCATCGCTTTCGCCTTGGGCGCCCATGCCCAGTTGGATGTGGTGTACATCTTCGGCACGGTGAAGGACTACTTCAGCGCCAAGAAGATCGACGGGGTGACCGTGACGGTCTACAAGAACGGGGCGAAGCTCACCGACGTCCGCACCAACGCCAGCGGCAAGTACGATATCAACCTGGACTATGGCGCGGACTACAAACTGGTCTATGCCAAGCAGGGCATGATCTCGAAGATCATTTCGCTGGACACGCGCAACGTGCCCGAGGAGGACCGGGTCGGGGGCCATGGCTTCAATCTGGAGATGACCCTCTTCAACGACATGCCCGGTGTGGATTTCAGCATCCTGCAACAGCCCATCGGCAAGGCCAAGTTCGATCAGGCCAAGGGCGAGATCTCCTGGGACTTCGCCTACACCGAGCAGATCCGCAATGAGGTGAACCGCCTCATGAAGGAGTACGAGGACAAGAAGAAGCGCGAAGCGGGCGCCGAGGCCGAATACGCCAAGCAGATGCAGGCCGGTGAGGCCGCCATGAAGGCCAACGACTTCAAGAAGGCCGTGGCATCCTTCTCCGCAGCGCTTGTGGCCAAGCCCGCCGATCCGATGGCCACGGCCAAATTGAGCGATGCGCAGATGCGGCTGGACGAGCAGGAGGGAGGCAAGCGCCGCGAGGAGGAGTATGCCGCCCTGATCAAGGATGGCGACGCGCTTTTCCTGAAGAAGAGCTACGAGGAGGCCAAAGTGAAGTACAACCTGGCACTGAACATCAAGGAGAACGAGGCCCACCCCAAGGCGCGCATCAAGGAGATCGACCGCCTTTTGGAAGAAATGGCGAAGAAGGCCGAGGAGGAACGCAAGGCGAAGGAGTTGGAGGAGAAATACAAGGCGGCCATCGCGGCGGGCGATGCGGCCTTCAAGGCGGAGAAGTGGGATGATGCAACCGTCAAGTACAACGATGCCATCGGCCTGAAGCCGCAGGAGAAATACCCGAAGGACCAACTGGCCGCCATCGCCCAGAAGAAGGATGAAGCGGCCAAGAAGGCCGAGGAGGAACGCCTGGCCAGGGAACTGAACGAGAAATACCAGGCCGCTGTGAAGGCGGGCGATGTGGCCTTCAAGGCGGAGAAGTGGGATGATGCCGCGGCGAAGTACACCGAAGCATCAGGCCTGAAGCCGGATGAGAAGTATCCGAAGGACCAATTGGCGGCGATCGCACTGAAGAAGGACGCCGCCGCGCGGAAGGCCGAGGAGGAGCGCTTGGCGAAGGAGCTCGATGAGAAGTACAAGGCGGCCATCGCCGCTGGTGACGCGGCCTTCAAATCGCAAAAGTGGGAGGATGCCACCGCGAAGTACAACGAGGCGCTGGGTCTGAAGGCCAACGAGAAGTATCCCAAGGAGCAACTCGCGGCCATCCAGAAAAAGCTGGACGAACTGGCGAAGAAGGCGGAGGAGGAGCGCATGCAGCGCGAACTGGATGAGCGCTACCAAGGCATCATCACCGAAGCGGACAAGGCCTTCGGGAAGCGCGATCTGGCCGAAGCCAGGACCCGCTACCAGGAAGCGAGCGGCCTGAAACCCCAGGAGCGCTATCCCAAAGATCGGCTGGCCGAGGTGGCCGCCTTGGAGGCCGAGTTGGCCAGGAAGGCCGAGGAGGAGCGCAAGCAGCGGGAACTGGATGAGCGCTATGCGGGCCTGATCGCCAAGGCGGACAAGGCCTTCACGGAGGAGCAATGGCCCGTAGCGCTGAATGACTACAGAGACGCGCTGCAATTGAAGCCCGGCGAAGCCCACCCCAAGAACCGCATCGCCGACATCGAAAGCAAACTGGACGCTGCAGCACGCGCCAAGGCGGAGGAAGAGCGGCTGGCACGGGAGAAGCAGGAACTGGAGAAACGCTACAACGAACTGGTGGCTGCGGCGGACAAGGCTTTCGGACAGAAAAAGTACGAAGAGGCCAAGGACGGTTATTCCGGAGCCTTGGGTCTGAAGCCTGATGAGCGCCATCCGAAGGACCGACTCGCCGAGATCCAGGCCATCCTGGCCGACCAGGCCAGCAAGGCCGAAGCCGATCGACTGGCCGAAGAGCAGCGAAGGGCCGAGGAAGAACGCAAGCGCCGGGAAAAGGAGGAGGCCGATGCCGCCGAGCTTGCCCGTCTGGCCGAACTCGAACGCCAGCGCAATGCGGATGCCGCAGCCATAGAGGCGCGCTTCAAGGAGTTGGTGGCCCAGGCGGACATGGCCTACACAGCGGATGACTTCGACCGTGCGCGCAGCAAGTATTCTGAGGCCTTGGAGGTGAAGCCCGAGGCGAAACACCCCAAGGACCGCCTGGCCGCCATGGATGCCGAACTGGCCCGCCGGGACAAGGCACGCTCGGAAGCCGATCGCCTGGCGGAAGAGCAGCGGCTTCGGGACGAGGAACGCCGCCTCCGGGAGATCGACGAGGCCGAAGCGCGCAGGCTGGAGGAGGAGCGGCAAAGGATGGAACGCGATGCCTCGAAAGCCATTGAGGAGCGTTATCGTCAGAGTATCATCGATGCCGATGAGGCGCTTGCGGTGAAGGAGTACGATCGCGCCCGCAGCCTCTATTCACAAGCCAGCGACATCAAACCGGCGGAGACCTATCCGAAGTCGAAGATCGAGCAGATCGACAAGCTGCTGGCCGAGTTGGAGCGCCAGCGTGAGGAGGCCGAGCTGGCCGCAAGGCGCGCGGAAGAGGCCCGGCAGGCCAACCGGCAGCGTTCAGGCAACACCATCGACACGCGCAAGGAACAGGAGGCCGAACAGTTCATGCGCGCCGCCCGTGAACGCGAGGAGGCCGAGAAGTACGAACGCATCCGCAAGTTCCGGGACAAGCTGGAAGGCGAAGAGGCGGATCGCGCCGACCGTTCGGCCGAACGCCGTTCAGCAGAGGTGGACCAGAACCAACGCACGCTTGAAGCCGGGGCGGGGGTCTACGAGGGCGATGATGCGCGCCGCCGCCGCAACGCCGAGGAGCTCGAAGCCTATCGCGAAGCACTGTCCCGGGAGGAGGCCCGCCGCGCCGGCCGTGCCGCCCAGGAGCGCGATGCGCAGTACAATGAGAAACTGCGGCGCGAGGAGGACAAGCAGGCCTTCGACCGTGAGCGCGATGAACTACAGGCACAGCGCAACCGGCAGGCGGCGAATGATGCCGAGCGGATAGCCCAGGAACAGGTGCGTCGCACGGAAGCAGGTACGGATCGCAATGTGCGCAACCGCGAGGAGGCCCTGGAGACCGCCGAACGACAGCAGCGCATGCAGGACAAGGGCAGCCACCAAGCGGAGGCGAATCGGCATGCCGTGGAGGACGAGAAGCGCGCACAGCAGGCCCGCGAGGCGGGTTATGCCAAGGCCAGCGAACTGGCCCGCACCAGCGCCCAGAACCAGCAGGCGGCCGCACAGGCCGGTGGGTCAAGGGCCTTCGCGGACATCAACCGCTCGAAACTCGCGCAGGAATACCCACCAGGGGTCACCGAGGAGAGCTATACCGAAGGCAACAAGGTGATCATCCGCCGGGTGGTGGTCAACGGCAACCGTGCTGATGAGTACAGCAAGGTCATCGCCAAGTGGGGCACCTTCTACTTCAAGAACGGCCAAAGCATATCCGAGGCCATCTGGAGCAAGGAGACGGAGGGGTGAACCCGGGTTGGCCTGTTGCGCGTTCGCAGCTGGCGACCCGGTCCGTTCATCAGGTCATCAGGATATGCCCCGCTTCGGCCCACATCCGAAGCCATCCGCGGACCAATCCCATTCCGGGCATCGATGGTAGGCGGCGGCCTCACGGACCCCAAGACGATCGTGCTCCACCTGCGTGAAGGTGACTTGCCGCTGGTGAACTTGCCGCTCGCCACTTCACGACTTCGGATGGGGCGTTCAGCACCAATGGTTCACTCCTTGTTCTTGCGTTCCTTCAAGCGTTTCACCAGATCCTCGATCTGCTCCGGGGCCAGTTGTTTGCCCACGATCTTCCGGTCGCCGTCCACCAGGAAGATCTTCGGCGTGCTGTACACGTCGTATGTGTCCGCATAGTTGAGGCTTTCCAAGGTGGTGAGCTTGGGGATGTACTTCATCGGGTCCTTGCGCGCTTCTTCATACACCGTCTTCGTCAGCGCCACATTCACCCAATCGAGGTCCTTCTCGCGGATGAACTTCTTCCAATCGCGCAGCAGGCCATCATCCACGGCCTTGGCCACGGCGAAGACCTCCACACCAAGCGCCTTGAGTTTTTCCTTGTAAACCTCGTGCAACGCGGGCAACTCCTTTTTGCACACCCCGCAGTGCGGGTCCCAGAAGACGATGACGACGTACTCGGCCGGCAGCTTGTGGAAGGAGATCCACCGCTGCTCGGTGCTGTCGGTGAGGATGATGTCCTTGGCGGGCTTGCCCAGGGTGAGCGGGGCCAGCTTGCGTGCCCTTTCACAGAGCTTCTCTAGTTTCTCGTCGCTCATCCAGGTGGCGCGGCTGCCACGGCCCGGCGCGGGGCAGTAATAGGTCTGCGCCATGTGCACGAACACCGCGTCCATGCCCATGATGTCGCTGGTCTCGTACTTGTGCGTGTAGCTGTGCACCACGTATTTGAAGACCTCCTCGCTGGCCTCGGTGCGGGCGATGAGGGCATCGGCCAGGCGGGTGATGGTGTCCGGCACCTGCGGCACCAGCTTGGTCATGTACTCCTCCAGCTTGTTGGCGAAGATGGGCACGCGCACGATGCGCTCGTCCGTGAGGTCGAAGTGGTCCCAGTAGTGTCTGCGGAACTGGTGGTAGGCGGCCAGGCTGTCCAGGGTTCCATCAGCCTTGCGGATCTCGGGCAGCTCGGGTGGCATGCTCATGTGCACCAGCCCGGCGGCCAGCGTGCCGGGGTTGTCGGCGATGAGCTTCCGTTGGAACTCCTTCACGCGCCGGTCCAGATCCTCCATGTCGGCCTTCATGCCGGCCTTGGCGATGGGGTCCTTCGCGGCGCCCATCCTTTCCCGCAGCGCGTCACCCTCGGCCTTTCGTTCGGCCAGGAAATGGATGTAGTCGAGGAACAGCTTGTTCTCCAAGGATTCCTTCACCTGCAGGTCGCCATTGAGATCGCTGAGGGTGGTATGCAGCACGATGCGCGGCTCATTCACCACCACCTCGAAGTACTTCGGGCCGGGCACCACCACCGCATACACGCCGGCCTTGTAGCCCTTGGCATCGTCGAAGCGCGCCGTGGCCTTGGCGTCGGCCACGGCCGTGTCGGCGTAGAAGAGTTTGTTCCCGTAGTAGTTGGCCAGGTAGACGGTATCGCCCTTCGCCAGTCCTTCGGCGCGCACTTCAATGACGCGGCTCGGGGCCTGTTGCGCGGCGATCGTTGTGGTCAGCAATAAGCAGGGGAGAAGCGCAAGGTCACGGTTCGGCATGGTCGCAAAAGTAGGATCGCGTGGCGCGCGCTCAGGCAAGATCCATACCGCGCGGGCGGCGCGTCAGACCACCGCGGTCTTGAACTCGCTGGTGGTGTGGAAGGTGATCCCCGGGTTGTTGCGCCGTTCCAGATCCAGCATGTAGGCGCTGGGGGCCATGAATACCGGGTTGCCGTCCTTGTCTTGCACGATCTGCTGGGCTTTGACGCGGATGAACTGGTCCAGCGCGGCGGGATCGTCGCTGGTCATCCAGCAGGCCTTGTGCGCGGGGATGGCCTGGAAGGCGCATTTGGCGCCGTACTCGTGCTCCAACCGGTAGGCGATCACCTCGAACTGCAGTTCGCCCACACAGCCCACCACCTTCTTGTTGCCCGGCTGCTGGGTGAAGAGTTGTGCCACGCCCTCATCGGTGAGCTGGCGGATGCCCTTGTCCAGCTGCTTGGTCTTCATGGGGTCCAAATTGACCAACTCGCGGAAGAG is a window from the Flavobacteriales bacterium genome containing:
- a CDS encoding bifunctional 3,4-dihydroxy-2-butanone-4-phosphate synthase/GTP cyclohydrolase II, with product MSSSLFDPIEDAIEDIRRGKVVIVVDDEDRENEGDFVTAARNASPEVINFMAMHGRGLICAPLTEERCEELGLDLMVRDNTALHETPFTVSVDVRGRGTTTGISASDRSQTMLALIDPSCTPGDLLRPGHIFPLKAKQGGVLRRTGHTEAAVDLARLAGFEPAGLIVEILNEDGTMARLPQLREIAKKFGLKLISIEELVAYRMRTERIVERQVDVQLPTVHGDFELVAYRQTTTGEEHLALVKGRWEPQEPVLVRVHSSCVTGDIFGSCRCDCGPQLHRAMEMVEREGRGVIVYMQQEGRGIGLLNKLKAYKLQEQGADTVEANLMLGFDMDARDYGVGAQILHDLGVRKMRLMTNNPRKRTGLVGYGLEIVENVPIEVPSNPHNSGYLRTKKDKLGHDLKLGRE
- a CDS encoding glycosyltransferase, whose translation is MRLLVLLSRVPWPLEKGDKLRAYHLVTRLARKHEVYLFCLSDTPTAPEHLDHLRRVCAHIEVVHIRRWRILLKLLTAVFSRLPVQVVYFHHKHAQRRIDKAIAAFKPDHVLCQLVRTTEYVRHRHELPKTLDYMDTLSKGMERRTETAPWYLRPIFRLETRRLIRYENLMFDLFDHTVIISAQDRDYIYHPWRDRMVVVPNGVDTEHFSPQRLDPHYDLLFTGNMNYPPNIDSVLYLVRRVLPLVRARRPGTSLLISGVDPSPAVRDLARTDPLIEVTGWVRDIRSSYAAARIFVAPMQIGTGLQNKLLEAMAMRIPCITSALANNAVGADPGHSILIGEKPEDYAEHILRLLDDDAERGRLANNGFLFVRERFDWDRAAEALDTIVRTGRAMPA
- a CDS encoding glycosyltransferase, which encodes MRILQLCNKPPWPPIDGGSKAMHNLMRGLVAAGHQVKVLCISTPKQGFQPSEVPREMARQTRMEAVYVDTRVNVVDAFTDLITADNYNISRFFSPDMDIRLIRLLSEETFDIVQLESLFMTPYIPTIRRYSKARVVLRSHNLEHVIQDRIATGERNFLKRPYRRFLAKQLEQYEMAVLDRLDGVAAISPTDAEHFKEHGTKTPIASIPFGVDPDEYPVDPRPSGGRPVFFHLGSMDWLPNEEGVRWLLESVWPKVVKKRPDARLHLAGNKMPKDLMELELDGVQVKGRVKNALTYMQARQVMVVPLFSAGGMRVKIIEGMALGKAIISTPIGAEGIAHTEGRDILIGRNAQEFTQHMVALMDDPALAHRLGMEARKLVEKRYSDGSIVADLVAFYKRLLKA
- a CDS encoding LptF/LptG family permease encodes the protein MKRLHRMIVRAFVGPLVITFIIVLFILVMQFLWKYVDDLMGKGLEWHVLVELLTYATASFVPLALPLAVLLSSIMTMGGLGENSELVPMRSAGLGLGRILLPLAISALVLAGASFYFSNNLLPIANLKFQSLLWDVTRKKPALNLRPGIFYEGIDGFRIRVMDKDEDTGLLHDVLIYDHREAFQGNRTVVRARTGTMRRSTDGHFLVLTLHDGHFYDEHNAGGSGNKGRTGHPMLRGTFRQDELRLDLTGLGLDRTDEDLFKDHYKMLTLGQLRQAEDSLREKLAEREAEHAMHLRNSLFSTRETQRLNTEAAAIPAAPFLGGLSHAEQSGLYEVAMNMVRNHLNFIDRGMEERRARREQLARFQVEAHRKPMLAFACLVFFLIGAPLGAIIRKGGMGLPVVFAIFFFLTFHIISFSTEKLVVAGELSAWPGMWIGTLALLPIGLFLVWKAATDSPLLDADAYHRAWYRLRSIFRRRDAHSPAVQ
- a CDS encoding SRPBCC domain-containing protein; translation: MKERVQLEFQVRGSPNVLYELISTPSGFSEWYCNDVNVRGEEYTFLWDGEEEVTTLIGRRLGEVIRFRRNDDDDAEAFFEFRVKVDPMTNEVALIVTDHAWPHEVEDTRNLWNSQIASLLRVLGA